A single genomic interval of Primulina huaijiensis isolate GDHJ02 chromosome 7, ASM1229523v2, whole genome shotgun sequence harbors:
- the LOC140981470 gene encoding aspartyl protease family protein At5g10770-like, protein MATLTCSLFLIFLSCFSNALQASSQTHFQTLQISSLLPASACSDPSTTKGDSKRESTIKVFHRHGPCFPQGQDKIVTATPSLNEVFSQDQSRVDSIHARLTPKSNISKVEEKEANLPVKSGQTLNSGNYVVTVGLGTPARTLSLIFDTGSDLTWTQCQPCIRSCYKQQDPIFNPSTSRSYSNISCNSAQCSQLSSATGNNPGCLSGSTCLYLIRYGDQSFTIGYFSRDKLTISATDVIPNFLFGCGQNNQGLFGSTAGIIGLGRDSLSLVSQTAKQYGKYFSYCLPSRSSSTGYLSLGKSLASKNINFTPFVRSQSTSFYFIDIVAITIGGRQLPISQSVFKTAGTIIDSGTVITRLPPGAYSVMSSVFKQLMAKYPSAPAYSILDTCFDLSSFKTVTIPKVVFTFGGNVEVDLPPSGILIATSSSRVCLAFAANNAATDAGIFGNTQQKTLEVVYDVAGGNLGFGPAGCS, encoded by the exons ATGGCCACTCTCACTTGctctctttttctcattttcctTTCGTGTTTTTCAAATGCTTTGCAAGCTTCCTCTCAAACCCATTTTCAAACTCTCCAAATAAGCTCTCTTCTACCAGCTTCTGCCTGCAGTGATCCCTCTACAACTAAAg GTGACAGCAAGAGGGAATCAACCATTAAAGTTTTTCACCGGCACGGTCCATGTTTTCCACAAGGTCAAGACAAGATCGTGACCGCGACGCCATCTCTTAATGAAGTCTTTTCCCAAGATCAATCCAGGGTAGATTCGATCCATGCTCGACTCACTCCAAAATCGAACATAAGCAAAGTCGAGGAAAAAGAAGCCAACCTCCCTGTGAAATCCGGTCAAACCCTCAATTCCGGGAACTACGTTGTGACCGTGGGCCTTGGGACCCCGGCAAGGACCCTATCTCTCATATTTGACACCGGTAGCGACCTGACATGGACGCAGTGCCAGCCCTGCATTCGGTCTTGCTACAAACAGCAAGATCCTATCTTCAACCCTTCCACATCGAGGTCATACTCAAATATATCATGCAATTCGGCTCAATGCTCTCAACTGTCTTCCGCCACAGGAAACAACCCTGGCTGCCTTTCGGGCTCGACATGTCTTTACTTAATACGATATGGTGATCAGTCCTTCACAATTGGTTACTTCAGCAGAGATAAACTGACAATATCAGCAACTGACGTGATACCGAATTTCCTGTTTGGCTGTGGCCAAAACAACCAAGGATTGTTTGGCAGCACCGCAGGAATAATAGGCTTAGGAAGAGACTCTTTATCACTAGTCTCCCAAACAGCTAAACAATATGGCAAATACTTCTCTTATTGCCTTCCATCACGTTCAAGTTCAACAGGATACTTGTCACTAGGCAAAAGTTTGGcctcaaaaaacataaatttcacCCCCTTCGTTCGCTCCCAGAGCACATCATTCTACTTCATAGACATTGTCGCTATAACCATTGGCGGTCGCCAGCTACCCATCAGCCAATCCGTTTTCAAGACTGCTGGAACCATTATAGATTCTGGCACTGTCATAACACGACTCCCACCCGGAGCGTACAGCGTGATGAGCTCGGTGTTCAAGCAGCTAATGGCCAAGTACCCGAGTGCACCAGCCTATTCTATCCTTGACACTTGCTTTGATTTGAGCAGTTTCAAAACCGTGACGATTCCAAAGGTAGTTTTCACCTTTGGCGGCAATGTAGAGGTTGATTTGCCTCCTTCGGGGATACTTATCGCCACGAGCTCATCAAGGGTGTGCCTTGCTTTCGCGGCGAATAACGCTGCCACTGATGCTGGGATATTTGGAAACACCCAGCAGAAGACACTGGAAGTGGTGTATGATGTTGCTGGAGGGAACTTGGGATTTGGCCCTGCTGGCTGTAGCTAA